The genome window GAGCAAGACGCGCTAGAAAAACACGGTATTGCTTACTACCCTGTTCCACCACGTTACAAATCAAACTTTTTTAGCCACACATTTGCAGGTGGTTATTCAGCTGGTTACTACGCGTACCTTTGGACTGAAGTGTTTGCAGCAGATGCCTTTGCACATATGGAAAATAACGGCGGCTTAACACGTAAAAATGGTGATAAGTTCCGTAAAGAAATCCTATCAAAAGGTAACAGCCGCGACTTAATGCAAAGCTACATTGAGTTTAGAGGTCAAAAACCAACTACCGACGCACTACTTAAGCGCCGTGGTTTAGTTGAATAGTTAATAACTTAGTTTATTAATTATTGCTTTATAAAAGCCCGCTTGCGGGCTTTTATTGTTTATACATTAATTTATAACAGATAAACTGCTGCCATTAATTATTTAAAGACGACGGCTATGCGGTACTTATTTGCAGTAACTTTACTTTGGGCATTTTCATTTAGTTTAATTGGCGTGTATTTAGCAGGTCAGGTTGATGCATGGTTTAGTGTGTTAATTCGCATAGCACTAGCAACTATCGTATTTTTACCATTTTTAAAGTTTAAACAAACACCTAAACCTTTAGCCTTAAAGCTCATGCTGATTGGCGCTATACAACTTGGTGTTATGTATAGCTTTTACTACCACTCCTTTTTATTTTTAAGCGTCCCCGAAGTACTGTTATTTACCGTAATGACCCCTATTTACATTACTTTATTAAACGACGCGCTTGAAAAAAAATTCAATCCACGGTTTTTTATAGTTGCACTTATTGCTGTTTTTGGCGCAGTTGCAATTCGTTATGAGGACTTAAACAACAACTTTTTAATCGGCTTATTACTCGTACAAGCTGCCAATATTTGTTTTGCAACAGGGCAAGTTACTTACAAACGATTAATGACGAGTAATACTCTTGACGATAAAGCGATATTTGGTTGGTTTTTTATTGGGGCGTTAATTGTT of Pseudoalteromonas arctica A 37-1-2 contains these proteins:
- a CDS encoding carboxylate/amino acid/amine transporter, whose protein sequence is MRYLFAVTLLWAFSFSLIGVYLAGQVDAWFSVLIRIALATIVFLPFLKFKQTPKPLALKLMLIGAIQLGVMYSFYYHSFLFLSVPEVLLFTVMTPIYITLLNDALEKKFNPRFFIVALIAVFGAVAIRYEDLNNNFLIGLLLVQAANICFATGQVTYKRLMTSNTLDDKAIFGWFFIGALIVAIVCYVLFGDASKLPSTSTQWGVLIYLGIIASGLGYFAWNKGATLVNVGALAVMNNLLIPAGIIINVLIWNRDADIVRLSIGAGIMLGALLVNQVINKKVN